In Hugenholtzia roseola DSM 9546, the sequence CTCTGCTTCGGCTACCTCGCTGGTATTGCGAAGGCGTTTCAAGAATGTGCGCGTTGTTTTGAGCTGGTAACGATTGCGAAGGCGTTTTGCCTCGTTAGAGCGAATACGTTTGAGGGCGGATTTATGATTTGCCATGTGTAAAAAAGACGTTTGAAATGAGTTGAGGAGATGATTTCGAAAGCAAGTGGCATCTGCTTCTGAAAAAGGCAATCGCTTTTTAGGGTGCAGATGCAAAGGCAAACACTATCTTAATGGCACAGAAGCCCTATGAACTCGTATAAAATTGAGGAAAGAGAGCCAAATCTGCTCCACAAAACGCGCTTCAACTGTTTTTACAACGGAAAAGAACAGGCAGAGGATAAGTGCGACGCTTGTAGCGAGGGCTGCATTCGAGATAGCATAGTGCCAAGATAGCATCTTACAAGAGCATACTACAAAGGAAAGGGCAGCGACAAGTCGTAAGGGCTTGCCTTTCCCATTTAGGACTGCAAAGATAGAGAGAAGTCCGCTACTTTGCAAATTTTTGACAAGGGAAAAAATAAGGCAGAGGCTTTTCAGGCAGGCAAATTTGACAAAAATCGCCTTTTTGTGCTGCCTTTCTACTTTTTTAAGCCTTCCACTATGAAAATAAAAGCGGCAGAATTAGCCCCACAAGGAAAAAACTCCTAATTTTGCCCCTTGATTTGCATCACCTTCGATGCCCTGAGCATAAAAACGATTTTTTATACCCAAATTATTATACAATATCTCACCCTATTACGATACAAAACTTTGTATGCAAACCTTATTTATCAAGACAAAAAAACCGCTTCCTACCCGTATGCTCCAAATTGCCTTTGTGCTACTAGCGTTGCTTTTCCTAACTGCCTGCTCCTCGAAAGATGAACGGCTAAAAGGCTGGTGGTTTGAAGTCAATACCTTAGAGCCGCAAACGCTGCTTTTTGATGGCGAAAAGATGATTTTCGACAACCAAAAAGAACGCAGTTTTTCTGCCAACGCCGACAAAGGCGAACTCAAAACCGAATGGCTTTCGCTTTCCGAAACCTTCAACTACAAATGTTACAACGATACCCTTATCCTAACCACGCCCGACAAGCGTTTTACCTTTGTAAAAGAAGCCAAACTTGGCAAAGCCGAAGCCCGTCTTTCGCGTTTGGTGCAAATAGAAGCCTCAAAAGCCTACAACGAAGACCCAAATCGCTTTAAAAAGAAAGACAAAAAGAACAAACAAAAGGAAGCACCACGCAAAACCGTTACCGTCAAGGGCGTAGCACTCAAACCTTATGCCTACAAAGAGGTAAAAAGCAAGTTTCACCTGCCCACTTCGGCTGCCAACGCCAAATCTTTCGACAACATTCCCGACGAGGAAACCGTCTTTATGGGAAGTATCGCCTTTGAAGAAGGCGCGGCAGGCGAACTTTTTGTACGCGCAGGCAGAGATAATGCAGGCTGGCTCAAACCTATCTGGGTAGAAACGGTAGAATCCACCTTCAAACGCTATGTCGCCGAAAGACTTTCTACTACCCCGAAGGAAATTTTGATAGAAAAAGCAGAGCAATCGCGCTATGAGGGCAAAATTACCTTCGAAGAAAACGACCAAATGGCGTTTCAAGCCGACTTGCAGCGCGGCTTAATTCCCAAAAATACCGTAGAAGACATGCAGGTCTATGGCAAATATTTCTTGCGCGAATGGTTTGGAAATGGCGTAGAAAGGCTGGCTTTGAAGGAAGAAGGCAAAACAGCCATCTACAAAGGCACTGTTTTTACCAAAAGTGAAAAAGAATTTCCGATTACCCTTTCCGTTATGGACGGCTGGCGCGTTCCTACCGACTTGGAAACGGCACGCATTGCCGTTCCGATGATGCTTTCGGCGCAGCTCAAATCGGCAGTAGAGGTCAAGAACATCAAATTTACCTCCGAAGGCGAACTTGAAGTCTTGGCAAATCAAAGTAAAGTCGGCGATTTTGTCGTTTATACCGACCTAAACCTGCTTTGGTATCCCAAAAAAGACCCCGAAAACATCAAAAAAGGCTTGATTTTACGCATCAATCCGCTACTCAATAAGTCAGAGGTTACCAACGTCGAGCTTTCGCAGGTAGAAGAAGGCATCTATAAAGCCATTCTTACTTTCGACAATGACGAAAAAAAGCAAGAAACCCTCAAAGTCTATCACATCAAAAAACTCTTTACTTGGGAGCTTTGGCAGGAAGCAAAAACTGCTGCGAAGTAGTGTTTTATTGGGTAGGAAGGCTTGTGTTTTACTTCTCTCTGCCTTTCTGCTCGCCATTTTTCCCTGTGAAAACTGCGAAAAAATAGCCTTTCTACCCTGCCAACTTTTTGCGCTTTTGCAAAAAAGTTGTATCTTTGCTGTTCTAAATCAATTCTTACCCTCACCTTTTGCAAATCTCGTATGGTTTCTATCAACGTAAAAGAAAACGAATCTATCGACAAAGCCCTCAAACGCTTCAAGAAAAAATTTGAGAAGGCAGGCGTTTTGCGCGAATATCGCGGTCGCACTTACTTCGAAAAACCTTCTGTGGCACGCCGCAATGAAGTTATCCGCGCTTCTTATCGTCAGAAAATGCAGCAAGAAGCAATGGAAGCCTAATTTGAGAGGCATTTCCTTTTTTGAGGTAGGTTTGAAAAGGGTTTAAAGACCCTTTAAATTAGAGCCTGCCTACAAAAACTTCCTAAATCAGACCTAAGTTGAAAAACAAGTTATTGTCCCCAAATAAGGCAGACAGTAGCAGTTTCCAACTTAGGGCTATTTTTTTGCCTATTTTCAAAACGACAAGACCTTAAAAGGCGTTGTTACAAAGGCGAAAACGTTGAACGCACTTCACCCCAAAACCTATTCAGGTTAAGTTCTGATAAATCGGTTGTTTTTGTAGGGACAAGGCAGTGCCTTGTCCTAAGTTTGATTGAAATAAAACGCTTTTTTCAAACCTAAAATGAGAAAAAAACATTTTTATTTTCTGTGCAATTTGAAAACAAGCAAAATTGAACCACACTCTACCGCCGAAAGTTGCGAAGTTAGAGCTTCGCGCTACTGATGGCGATTTTAGGATTCTACCTCCATGCCAAATTCGGCTAAGACCTGCGGAATCCACTTGGCAAGCCGCTCTTGGGTCAGTTCGGGCTGATTGTCTTCATCTATGGCGACTCCCAAAAATTTGCCGTCGCGCTCGCCTTTGGACTTTTCATAGTCATAGCCTTTGGTGTCCCAATGTCCGACAATCGTTCCGCCCTGCTTTTCTACCACTTCGGCAATCATACCAATAGCATCACAGAACCATTCACCGTACCCCCATTGGTCGCCCAAGCCGAAGATAGCTACCTTTTTGCCACTAAAATCTATGTCGTGAAATTTGGGTAAAATTTCTTCCCAATCGCTTTGCAGTTCGCCATCATACCAAGTAGGTGCGCCAAAGAAGATAAAATCGTAAGGTACAACCGCCTCGGCAGGGTGTTCGCCAAAATTGAAGACATCGACGTTTTCTTCGCCGAGCATATCGCGGATTTGCAGCGCAATATTTTCAGTATTGCCTGTATCCGAACCATAAAAAAGACCAATAATTGCCATTTTTTTGAAGATATAAATTGATACAAAGAGTTAGAGTTTTTGTAGCCTGCCCCTATCTGCGCCACATCAGGAAGAGGCGATAGGCTATTGTAACGGCGTTTGTAAGAAGGCTTTTCCTACCAAAACGCGAAAGTTTTAGTAGGAAATTTCAGTGTGAAAGATTGTTATTTTCTCAAACTTTCTACGTGTTCTACTAAGGCTTTTACCTGTGCGTCCGTCAGGGTTTTATAGGCAGGCATGGCGTTTTTGCCATTTCTGATGATGTTTTCGATTTCGGCAGTGGTAAGGGTAGAGGCTTGCAAACTCTTTGCACCCGAAAGCCCCAATGCGCCGTCGTCGCCATGACAAGCCACGCAACCTGCGGAGGCGTATATTTCTTTGCCCGACTGAACAGAAGCCTCAATCATAACCTTTCCCTTTTGTGCTTTGTTCATTTCGCCCAAGCCATAACTTGCCAAAATCAGCACCACAGAAAGCGAAGCCAAGACTTTGTTGCCCTTTTTAAAACCAATAACCGCCAAAGGAATGGAGGCAAAGACAAGGGCAACTTTGACTAAGAGCAGGTTTGCCATAGGGGTAGCCGTTTGTGTCCAAAGTCCGATACCTGTTGCTAAAAAGAGTACGCTCACTACCATTTCGGCAATGCGTGCGACTTTGCTTTCGCGCAAACGCTCCAATCCTGTGGGGTAGAAAAGCATCATGCCCAATTTGATGACATAAATCAGTAGGAAAATCGTAACGACTAAGCGGTGTGTGTGTAATAAGCCTGTGTACATAGGGTTTTGAAGATTTTTTGAAGTAAAGTTTTGAAGAAAGAAATGAGAGAAAGGGCTATAGCTGTTGCATCTGGGTCAGTTTTGCGTAATAACCATTTTTGGCGATTAAGGTTTGGTGGTCGCCCTCTTCTACGATACTGCCCTGATGCAAAACTACAATTTTATCGGCGTTTTGAATAGTGCTAAGGCGGTGCGCAATGACAAGGGCGGTTCTGCCCTGCATCAAATTTTCTAAGGCTTTCTGCACAAACTGTTCGGAGGCGGAATCGAGTGCCGAGGTAGCCTCATCTAAAATCAAGATTTGCGGCTTTTTCAAGACGGCACGCGCAATACTAAGCCTTTGCTTTTGCCCGCCCGAAAGTTTGCCGCCCCGCTCACCCAAAGGCGTTTGGTAGCCTTTTTCAGCGATAAAATCGTGCGCATACGCAATTTGAGCGGCTTTTTCTATTTCCTGCTGCGAAATATTTTCAAGCCCTAAGGCAATGTTTTGGGCAGCCGAAGCATTAAAAAGGATAGCTTCTTGGGTTACGATACCAATTTTTTCGCGCAAAGACTGAATTTGATAGTCTCTCAAATCTTGCCCGTCAATGAGAATCCTACCTGAAAGTGGCTCTAAAAAGCGCGGAAGTAGGTCTGCCAACGTAGATTTTCCTCCGCCCGAAGCTCCTACTAAGGCTACAGTTTGCCCTTTTTTGATGGTCAGATTGATATTTTTTAAAACTTCTTTTTCATTATAGGCAAAAGATACATTTTCGAAAACGATTTCTTTTTCGAAAGCCTTCAAAGGCTGTGCCTGCGGCGCATCTACAATCGGACTTCTCAAATCTATAATTTCCAAAACGCGCTGCGCTGCCGACTTAGCCTTTTGCAAACGCGCAAAGGAAAGGGCAAAAGATTTCAGGGGCGGTATAATTTGCGAAAAAACAGCGACATAGGCGATAAAATCTGCCGCCTCAAGCCCATTTCCACCACTAAAAATAAGGCTGCTGCCAAAAATAATGATGCCCGAAACGGTGAGGATTCCCAAAAATTCGGAAAGTGGGTTGGAAAGGTCTAATAAGTTGTTGGCTTTGAGATTGAAACGGCGGTATTTTTCATTTTCATTTTCAAATTGGGCAATGATAAATTGCTCGGCTTGGAAGGCTTGTATGATTTTAATTCCCGAAATGGCTTCGTCCATCTGATTGAGCAGCATGGCAAGTTTTTCTTGGTT encodes:
- a CDS encoding ABC transporter ATP-binding protein; the protein is MQIYRRLFAYTRPYRYYVPPYVLAAMLSVIFGATNFTLIIPLLNILFDAESIQKLPEAPVFRLDLNFIKESFNYHFIQIVLQKGKMEALYFVCGVLMVSVFCSNVFRFMAASIINRTRLLGLTRLQRAIFRNLLAQPASYFTDARKGDLMSRLSNDVREVESALYNELKTLFIAPFEALVFFSILIFISWELTLFALLVLPIAGATIGIISKNLRKYGKSNQEKLAMLLNQMDEAISGIKIIQAFQAEQFIIAQFENENEKYRRFNLKANNLLDLSNPLSEFLGILTVSGIIIFGSSLIFSGGNGLEAADFIAYVAVFSQIIPPLKSFALSFARLQKAKSAAQRVLEIIDLRSPIVDAPQAQPLKAFEKEIVFENVSFAYNEKEVLKNINLTIKKGQTVALVGASGGGKSTLADLLPRFLEPLSGRILIDGQDLRDYQIQSLREKIGIVTQEAILFNASAAQNIALGLENISQQEIEKAAQIAYAHDFIAEKGYQTPLGERGGKLSGGQKQRLSIARAVLKKPQILILDEATSALDSASEQFVQKALENLMQGRTALVIAHRLSTIQNADKIVVLHQGSIVEEGDHQTLIAKNGYYAKLTQMQQL
- a CDS encoding flavodoxin; amino-acid sequence: MAIIGLFYGSDTGNTENIALQIRDMLGEENVDVFNFGEHPAEAVVPYDFIFFGAPTWYDGELQSDWEEILPKFHDIDFSGKKVAIFGLGDQWGYGEWFCDAIGMIAEVVEKQGGTIVGHWDTKGYDYEKSKGERDGKFLGVAIDEDNQPELTQERLAKWIPQVLAEFGMEVES
- a CDS encoding SirB2 family protein — its product is MYTGLLHTHRLVVTIFLLIYVIKLGMMLFYPTGLERLRESKVARIAEMVVSVLFLATGIGLWTQTATPMANLLLVKVALVFASIPLAVIGFKKGNKVLASLSVVLILASYGLGEMNKAQKGKVMIEASVQSGKEIYASAGCVACHGDDGALGLSGAKSLQASTLTTAEIENIIRNGKNAMPAYKTLTDAQVKALVEHVESLRK
- the rpsU gene encoding 30S ribosomal protein S21, whose product is MVSINVKENESIDKALKRFKKKFEKAGVLREYRGRTYFEKPSVARRNEVIRASYRQKMQQEAMEA
- the rpsT gene encoding 30S ribosomal protein S20, which produces MANHKSALKRIRSNEAKRLRNRYQLKTTRTFLKRLRNTSEVAEAEALFPKVAGMLDKLAKRNIIHKNNASNKKSKLAKHINKLKQA